One window of Chloroflexus aggregans DSM 9485 genomic DNA carries:
- the ileS gene encoding isoleucine--tRNA ligase — protein sequence MFKPVDPNVKFPQLEEEVLAWWDANDVVAKSLAAGEKPFVFYEGPPTANGRPGLHHTISRSFKDVILRYRSMQGYRIIGRREGWDTHGLPVEIEIEKKLGFSGKPDIERFGIAEFNRLCRESVWEYIQEWKAFTKRIAFWLSEDAYITYENDYIESTWWIFRQLWDRGLLFRDYKVTMHCPRCGTSLSDHEVSLGARDDVDDPSVYIKFRVKGTTLPPPAVDGTLEGAFLVAWTTTPWTLPANVALAVKHDAEYVEVEHNGERLVMAATLINQVLPAESFTVLRRFRGNDLVGLRYEPLFRGVPGAGDTVDWETAYRVIADEIVSLDDGTGIVHIAPAYGDLEVGRKHGLPTLFSVGLDGRVLPEFADLGFAGKFFKEADPDITRNLKARGLLLRSGRVRHYYPFCWRCGTPLLYYAKRSWYIRTTAFKADLVANNQQIHWVPEHIRDGRFGNWLENNIDWAISRERYWGTPIPIWTNADGSHMVCIGSLAELEEKVGRSLRDLDLHRPYIDEVVWEDPDHGLMRRIPDVADCWFDSGSMPVAQWHYPFENRDVFEMSHPADYICEAVDQTRGWFYTLHAVSTLLFDRPAFKNVICLGHILDKDGQKMSKSRGNVIEPQEVINAYGVDALRWYLFTAAPPGNARRFSMDLVSESMRKFLLTLWNTYAFFVTYANLDRWQPNSGRTAELQPIDRWALAALNQLVQTATAAFEEYDVYSAANAIEHFVDELSNWYVRRNRRRFWKSEGDADKEAAYQTLYTCLVTVAKLAAPFIPFVSEEIYRNLVAERDASAPESVHLARWPEVDQALLDDQLVADTEALLTAVSLGRAARKQANIKVRQPLSELWLRASTPALLNGVRRFEAELRDELNVKVVRYLDANSAVVEYRLKPNLRLVGKKFGKLVPAITTALRDLTGDDARAAAQAVEAGQPVHLSVDGQTIELLAEEVLVESSAPAGYAVAEADGMLVALNTTVTEELRLEGAARDLVRYVQDARKSAGLAISDRIRLFLSSTDEAALLAATLAQHGAYIQNETLAVELTVSAPPAGAHVETDEFGDGEITIGVVKAG from the coding sequence ATGTTTAAGCCGGTTGATCCGAATGTCAAATTTCCCCAACTCGAAGAAGAAGTGCTGGCGTGGTGGGATGCCAATGACGTGGTGGCGAAGTCGTTGGCCGCTGGCGAAAAGCCGTTTGTCTTCTATGAGGGGCCGCCGACCGCGAATGGCCGTCCCGGTCTTCACCATACCATCTCGCGCAGCTTCAAAGATGTGATTTTGCGCTATCGCTCGATGCAGGGCTATCGTATCATCGGTCGCCGCGAAGGCTGGGACACCCACGGCCTACCGGTCGAAATTGAGATCGAGAAGAAACTCGGTTTTAGCGGTAAACCTGACATCGAGCGGTTTGGTATCGCGGAATTCAATCGCCTCTGCCGCGAGAGCGTCTGGGAGTACATCCAGGAGTGGAAGGCGTTTACCAAGCGGATCGCGTTCTGGCTGAGCGAAGATGCGTATATCACCTACGAGAACGACTATATCGAGTCGACATGGTGGATCTTCCGTCAGTTGTGGGATCGCGGCCTGCTCTTCCGCGACTACAAGGTCACGATGCACTGCCCGCGCTGCGGCACCAGCCTCAGCGACCACGAGGTCAGCCTTGGCGCGCGCGATGATGTCGATGATCCGAGCGTCTATATCAAGTTCCGCGTGAAAGGCACGACGTTACCACCACCCGCAGTTGATGGTACACTCGAAGGGGCTTTTCTGGTGGCGTGGACGACGACGCCATGGACGTTGCCGGCCAACGTGGCGCTGGCCGTCAAGCACGACGCCGAGTATGTCGAGGTTGAGCATAACGGTGAGCGATTGGTGATGGCGGCGACACTGATCAATCAGGTTTTGCCCGCCGAGAGCTTCACTGTGCTGCGTCGGTTCCGCGGTAACGATCTGGTCGGCCTCCGCTACGAGCCGCTCTTCCGCGGCGTGCCCGGCGCCGGCGATACCGTCGATTGGGAGACGGCCTACCGCGTGATCGCCGATGAGATCGTCAGCCTTGACGATGGTACCGGCATTGTCCATATCGCACCGGCCTACGGCGACCTCGAAGTCGGGCGCAAGCACGGCTTACCTACCCTGTTTTCGGTTGGTCTCGACGGTCGGGTATTGCCGGAGTTTGCCGATCTCGGTTTTGCCGGTAAGTTCTTCAAAGAGGCCGATCCCGATATTACCCGCAACCTCAAAGCGCGTGGCCTGCTCTTGCGCAGCGGGCGCGTGCGCCACTACTACCCGTTCTGCTGGCGCTGCGGCACGCCACTCCTGTACTACGCCAAGCGTTCGTGGTACATCCGCACCACTGCCTTCAAAGCCGATCTGGTCGCCAACAACCAGCAGATTCACTGGGTGCCCGAACACATCCGCGACGGCCGGTTCGGCAACTGGCTGGAAAATAACATCGACTGGGCGATCAGCCGCGAGCGGTATTGGGGCACGCCAATCCCGATCTGGACGAACGCTGACGGCTCGCACATGGTCTGCATCGGTTCGCTGGCCGAGCTGGAAGAAAAGGTGGGCCGTTCGCTGCGCGATCTCGACCTGCACCGGCCCTACATCGACGAGGTCGTCTGGGAAGACCCCGACCATGGCTTGATGCGCCGGATTCCCGACGTTGCCGACTGCTGGTTCGACAGCGGTTCGATGCCGGTGGCCCAGTGGCACTACCCGTTTGAGAATCGCGACGTCTTCGAGATGTCCCATCCCGCCGACTATATCTGTGAGGCGGTAGACCAGACCCGCGGCTGGTTCTACACCTTGCACGCGGTCAGTACCCTGCTCTTCGACCGGCCCGCGTTCAAGAACGTGATCTGTCTCGGCCACATTCTCGACAAAGACGGCCAAAAGATGAGCAAGAGCCGGGGCAATGTGATCGAACCGCAAGAAGTGATCAACGCTTACGGCGTTGATGCCCTGCGCTGGTACCTGTTCACCGCTGCGCCTCCCGGTAATGCCCGCCGCTTCAGCATGGATCTGGTCAGCGAGAGCATGCGCAAGTTCCTGCTCACGCTCTGGAACACGTATGCCTTCTTCGTCACCTACGCCAACCTCGACCGGTGGCAACCTAACAGCGGGCGCACCGCCGAATTGCAGCCAATCGACCGCTGGGCGCTGGCAGCGCTCAACCAGCTTGTGCAAACGGCAACCGCTGCCTTCGAGGAGTACGATGTCTACTCGGCGGCGAACGCAATCGAGCACTTCGTCGATGAGTTGTCGAACTGGTACGTGCGTCGCAACCGTCGTCGCTTCTGGAAGAGCGAAGGCGACGCCGATAAGGAAGCGGCCTACCAGACCCTGTATACCTGTCTGGTCACCGTTGCTAAGCTGGCAGCACCGTTTATCCCGTTTGTCAGCGAGGAGATCTATCGCAATCTGGTCGCCGAACGGGACGCTTCCGCTCCCGAAAGTGTTCATCTCGCTCGTTGGCCAGAAGTCGATCAAGCACTGCTCGATGACCAACTGGTGGCCGATACCGAAGCGTTGCTGACGGCAGTATCACTCGGACGAGCAGCACGTAAACAGGCGAATATCAAGGTTCGTCAGCCCCTCAGTGAGCTGTGGCTGCGAGCTAGCACCCCGGCGCTGCTCAACGGTGTCCGCCGCTTCGAGGCTGAGCTGCGCGATGAGCTGAACGTCAAAGTGGTGCGCTACCTCGACGCTAACAGCGCCGTGGTCGAGTACCGCCTGAAGCCAAACCTACGCCTCGTTGGCAAGAAGTTCGGTAAATTGGTGCCGGCGATCACCACCGCACTGCGCGATCTCACCGGTGATGACGCGCGAGCCGCAGCGCAGGCCGTTGAAGCCGGTCAGCCGGTACACCTATCGGTTGACGGCCAAACGATTGAGCTGCTGGCCGAAGAGGTGCTGGTCGAGAGCAGTGCGCCCGCAGGGTACGCGGTGGCCGAAGCCGACGGGATGCTGGTCGCGTTGAACACGACGGTGACGGAAGAACTACGGTTGGAAGGCGCGGCCCGCGATCTGGTCCGCTACGTGCAAGATGCGCGTAAGAGTGCTGGACTGGCAATCAGCGACCGCATCCGGCTCTTCCTCAGCAGCACCGACGAAGCCGCACTGCTGGCGGCCACCCTTGCACAGCACGGTGCGTACATCCAAAACGAGACCCTCGCCGTCGAGCTGACGGTCAGCGCACCGCCGGCCGGTGCGCACGTCGAGACCGATGAGTTCGGTGACGGCGAGATAACGATCGGGGTTGTGAAGGCCGGCTGA
- a CDS encoding ATP-binding protein, producing MSAATSHRHALIVGVDHTADPHLASLTSAERDARALAAALEAPACGFTVTLLLGAEATAHRIRREITALRQQAKQHPLDMIVAFCGHGVPVALDGGGHETFLATHDFITDDAALDATAFLSLRWLYQQVYKATEPRSAVLILDHCYAGNIRDAGNNRLIVDLRAAIEQYRAEQRPTPVPHEWLRAIFPATRPGELAGETAAGGLLTQAILTVLRGETRLGDGHITIGQLDHYLKQQFAGQSQQPYTLIEGNYPLILADYRERIAAERAAAEQQHRRAEAQEMLKRWRSPDSHARAAELQASFVGREKELEEIQRHIEQLRPTGGYLLVTGVAGQGKSSILARLTSTTDPPLPAYFIRFMPGPDEQAALLGHLIAELLTQHGLSDEALTYLADNASPITLRNSLIALLDRVAHKHPLTLMIDGLDQIPVDRNLGQRDLSFLPEQLPKGVVFVIGTRPDDTLVPLKLLTSCREYPLPPLSLADFTTLLDRRGVALSEADRAELYTALHGNAFDLAFLAQELQRQPNIANAQALIRQVIANPRNIFVPTIERLKRELLWDRAIKPILGVLTAAQEPLSSPALTGILELNHDLVEDAITLLRGLLGERDRAGQARYFLLHLKLLDYLRSKLFPDNELATFHNRLAHWCERDLDRLWQSANDQPEAERRAYAQTHLVDHFVHAKAYDRLWQLLDADEYGAAKRQADPSLRRYALDLDLARRAVVAAAGDDIPALARSLPRLWQYSLLRCSLTSQIDRWPVALFTALVALGRSAEARDRAELLSNPKHRASVLLAIGHALLNRGEPEEALAVWRGVRKAVDAISDAEERFTQLHELAVAFTQAGCAEEADAVFAQARHAADAIADNDDRTRALTALATALARAGQFTAARHAADAIADNDDRAKALTELATALARAGQFTAARHAADAIDSEYLRARALTELATALAHAGQFTAARHAADAIDSEYRRAEALTELATALARAGQFTAARHAADAIDSEYLRAWALTELATALARAGHAQAAEDTFTAARHAADAIADNAARAEALTALATALAHAGHAQAAEDTFTAARHAADAIDSEYRRAEALTELATALAHAGHAQAAEDTFTAARHAADAIADNRTRAWALTNLATALARAGQFTAARHAADAIADNADRARALTKLATALAHAGHVTAARHAADAIADNDDRAEALTKLATALAHAGHVTAARHAADAIDSEYHRARALTELATALARAGHVTAARHAADAIADNDDRAKALTALATALARAGQFTAARHAADAIADNDDRAEALTKLATALAHAGHVTAARHAADAIADNDDRAEALTKLATALAHAGQFTAARHAADAIDSEYHRARALTALATALAHAGQFTAARHAADAIDSEYHRARALTALATALAHAGHAQAAEDTFTAARHAADAIADNADRARALTNLATALARAGHAQAAEDTFTAARHAADAIADNADRAEALTALATALAHAGHVTAARHAADAIADNRTRAWALTNLATALARAGQFTAARHAADAIADNADRARALTKLATALAHAGHAQAAEDTFTAARHAADAIADNADRAEALTELATALAHAGQFTAARHAADAIADNRARAWALTNLATALARAGHAQAAEDTFTAARHAADAIADNRARARALTNLATALAHAGHAQAAEDTFTAARHAADAIADNAARAEALTNLATALAHAGHAQAAEDTFTAARHAADAIADNADRARALTNLATALAHAGNAQAAEDTFTAARHAADAIADNDDRARALTNLATALANTDRIAEVVLLVAEVWQNAQTRAELLLLFAMATMLLRAYPEIGAGFVQAFAWVEEAMRRGM from the coding sequence ATGTCTGCCGCCACTTCCCACCGCCACGCCCTGATTGTCGGCGTTGACCACACCGCTGATCCGCACCTTGCCTCCTTGACCAGCGCCGAACGCGACGCGCGCGCATTGGCAGCGGCGCTAGAAGCGCCGGCCTGCGGCTTCACGGTGACGTTGCTGCTCGGCGCTGAAGCGACCGCTCACCGTATCCGGCGCGAGATTACTGCGCTACGCCAGCAAGCGAAACAACACCCTCTTGACATGATTGTCGCCTTCTGCGGCCATGGCGTACCGGTAGCGCTCGATGGCGGAGGGCATGAGACGTTTCTCGCCACCCACGATTTCATCACCGATGACGCAGCGTTAGATGCCACCGCCTTCCTCTCGCTGCGCTGGCTTTACCAGCAGGTCTATAAAGCCACTGAACCACGCAGCGCGGTACTCATCCTCGATCACTGCTATGCCGGCAACATTCGAGACGCTGGCAACAATCGGTTGATAGTAGACCTGCGCGCAGCAATTGAACAGTATCGCGCCGAACAACGACCTACCCCCGTGCCTCACGAATGGCTACGCGCGATCTTTCCCGCCACCCGTCCCGGCGAGCTGGCCGGCGAAACCGCCGCCGGCGGGTTGTTGACACAGGCCATCCTCACCGTATTGCGTGGCGAAACCCGGCTCGGTGATGGGCATATCACCATCGGCCAGCTTGACCACTATCTGAAACAGCAGTTTGCGGGGCAGAGCCAGCAACCATACACCCTGATCGAAGGCAACTATCCCTTGATACTAGCCGATTACCGCGAGCGCATTGCTGCGGAGCGGGCTGCCGCCGAACAACAACACCGCCGCGCTGAAGCGCAGGAAATGCTCAAACGCTGGCGCTCGCCTGATAGCCACGCCCGCGCTGCCGAACTACAGGCAAGCTTTGTCGGGCGGGAAAAGGAACTGGAGGAGATCCAGCGGCATATCGAGCAGCTCCGCCCTACCGGCGGCTACCTGCTCGTCACCGGGGTGGCCGGCCAAGGCAAGAGCAGCATCCTGGCGCGCTTGACCAGCACAACCGATCCCCCCCTCCCAGCCTACTTTATTCGCTTCATGCCCGGCCCCGACGAGCAAGCCGCCTTGCTCGGCCACCTGATTGCCGAACTGCTGACCCAGCACGGCCTGAGCGACGAGGCGTTGACCTATCTGGCCGATAATGCCAGCCCGATCACGCTGCGCAACAGCTTGATAGCGCTGCTCGACCGGGTGGCCCACAAGCACCCGCTGACCCTGATGATCGATGGCCTTGACCAAATCCCGGTTGATCGAAACCTCGGCCAGCGCGATCTCAGCTTTTTGCCTGAACAGTTGCCGAAAGGGGTGGTGTTCGTAATCGGCACCCGTCCGGATGATACGCTGGTGCCGCTCAAACTGCTCACCTCGTGCCGCGAATACCCCCTGCCGCCGCTCAGCCTCGCCGACTTCACCACCTTGCTTGACCGGCGTGGGGTCGCGTTGAGCGAGGCCGACCGCGCGGAGCTGTATACGGCGCTGCACGGCAATGCCTTCGACCTCGCCTTCTTGGCACAGGAATTGCAGCGCCAACCCAACATTGCCAATGCGCAGGCGCTGATCCGGCAGGTGATCGCCAACCCACGCAATATTTTCGTTCCGACCATTGAGCGATTGAAGCGCGAACTGCTCTGGGATAGGGCGATTAAACCGATCCTCGGTGTACTAACGGCGGCGCAGGAACCGCTCAGCTCGCCGGCCCTCACCGGCATTTTAGAACTGAATCACGACCTGGTGGAAGACGCGATAACGCTACTGCGCGGCCTACTCGGCGAACGTGACCGGGCGGGGCAAGCGCGCTATTTCTTGCTTCACCTGAAACTGCTCGACTATTTGCGCAGCAAATTGTTCCCCGATAACGAGCTAGCCACCTTCCACAACCGCTTAGCGCATTGGTGTGAACGCGATCTCGACCGTCTCTGGCAATCGGCCAACGACCAACCCGAAGCAGAGCGGCGCGCCTACGCCCAAACCCACCTCGTCGACCACTTCGTCCACGCCAAAGCCTACGACCGGCTGTGGCAGTTGCTCGATGCCGATGAGTATGGCGCGGCCAAGCGGCAGGCCGACCCCAGCCTGCGCCGCTATGCCCTTGACCTTGACCTCGCCCGGCGCGCGGTGGTCGCGGCTGCCGGCGACGATATTCCTGCGCTGGCGCGCAGTTTGCCGCGCCTCTGGCAATACAGCCTGCTCCGCTGCTCGCTCACCAGCCAAATCGACCGATGGCCGGTCGCACTGTTTACCGCGCTGGTGGCGCTCGGCCGCAGCGCCGAAGCCCGCGACCGGGCCGAACTGCTGAGCAATCCGAAACACCGCGCCAGCGTGTTGCTGGCGATTGGCCACGCGCTGCTCAATCGTGGCGAGCCGGAAGAGGCGTTGGCGGTGTGGCGAGGGGTGCGCAAGGCGGTTGATGCGATATCTGATGCTGAAGAGCGGTTCACACAGTTGCATGAGTTGGCCGTGGCCTTCACCCAGGCGGGATGTGCAGAAGAAGCGGATGCGGTCTTTGCACAAGCCCGCCACGCCGCCGACGCGATTGCAGACAACGATGACCGCACAAGGGCGCTGACCGCACTGGCCACCGCCCTCGCCCGCGCCGGGCAGTTCACCGCCGCCCGCCACGCCGCCGACGCGATTGCTGACAACGATGACCGCGCCAAGGCGCTGACCGAACTGGCCACCGCCCTCGCCCGCGCCGGGCAGTTCACCGCCGCCCGCCACGCCGCCGACGCGATTGATAGCGAATATCTCCGCGCAAGGGCGCTGACCGAACTTGCCACCGCCCTCGCCCACGCCGGGCAGTTCACCGCCGCCCGCCACGCCGCCGACGCGATTGATAGCGAATATCGCCGCGCCGAGGCGCTGACCGAACTGGCCACCGCCCTCGCCCGCGCCGGGCAGTTCACCGCCGCCCGCCACGCCGCCGACGCGATTGATAGCGAATATCTCCGCGCATGGGCGCTGACCGAACTGGCCACCGCCCTCGCCCGCGCCGGGCACGCACAGGCAGCCGAAGATACCTTTACCGCCGCCCGCCACGCCGCCGACGCGATTGCTGACAACGCTGCCCGCGCCGAGGCGCTGACCGCACTGGCCACCGCCCTCGCCCACGCCGGGCACGCACAGGCAGCCGAAGATACCTTTACCGCCGCCCGCCACGCCGCCGACGCGATTGATAGCGAATATCGCCGCGCCGAGGCGCTGACCGAACTGGCCACCGCCCTCGCCCACGCCGGGCACGCACAGGCAGCCGAAGATACCTTTACCGCCGCCCGCCACGCCGCCGACGCGATTGCTGACAACCGTACCCGCGCATGGGCGCTGACCAATCTTGCCACCGCCCTCGCCCGCGCCGGGCAGTTCACCGCCGCCCGCCACGCCGCCGACGCGATTGCTGACAACGCTGACCGCGCAAGGGCGCTGACCAAACTTGCCACCGCCCTCGCCCACGCCGGGCATGTCACCGCCGCCCGCCACGCCGCCGACGCGATTGCTGACAACGATGACCGCGCCGAGGCGCTGACCAAACTTGCCACCGCCCTCGCCCACGCCGGGCATGTCACCGCCGCCCGCCACGCCGCCGACGCGATTGATAGCGAATATCACCGCGCCAGGGCGCTGACCGAACTGGCCACCGCCCTCGCCCGCGCCGGGCATGTCACCGCCGCCCGCCACGCCGCCGACGCGATTGCTGACAACGATGACCGCGCCAAGGCGCTGACCGCCCTTGCCACCGCCCTCGCCCGCGCCGGGCAGTTCACCGCCGCCCGCCACGCCGCCGACGCGATTGCTGACAACGATGACCGCGCCGAGGCGCTGACCAAACTTGCCACCGCCCTCGCCCACGCCGGGCATGTCACCGCCGCCCGCCACGCCGCCGACGCGATTGCTGACAACGATGACCGCGCCGAGGCGCTGACCAAACTTGCCACCGCCCTCGCCCACGCCGGGCAGTTCACCGCCGCCCGCCACGCCGCCGACGCGATTGATAGCGAATATCACCGCGCCAGGGCGCTGACCGCCCTTGCCACCGCCCTCGCCCACGCCGGGCAGTTCACCGCCGCCCGCCACGCCGCCGACGCGATTGATAGCGAATATCACCGCGCCAGGGCGCTGACCGCCCTTGCCACCGCCCTCGCCCACGCCGGGCACGCACAGGCAGCCGAAGATACCTTTACCGCCGCCCGCCACGCCGCCGACGCGATTGCTGACAACGCTGACCGCGCAAGGGCGCTGACCAATCTTGCCACCGCCCTCGCCCGCGCCGGGCACGCACAGGCAGCCGAAGATACCTTTACCGCCGCCCGCCACGCCGCCGACGCGATTGCTGACAACGCTGACCGCGCCGAGGCGCTGACCGCCCTTGCCACCGCCCTCGCCCACGCCGGGCATGTCACCGCCGCCCGCCACGCCGCCGACGCGATTGCTGACAACCGTACCCGCGCATGGGCGCTGACCAATCTTGCCACCGCCCTCGCCCGCGCCGGGCAGTTCACCGCCGCCCGCCACGCCGCCGACGCGATTGCTGACAACGCTGACCGCGCAAGGGCGCTGACCAAACTTGCCACCGCCCTCGCCCACGCCGGGCACGCACAGGCAGCCGAAGATACCTTTACCGCCGCCCGCCACGCCGCCGACGCGATTGCTGACAACGCTGACCGCGCCGAGGCGCTGACCGAACTGGCCACCGCCCTCGCCCACGCCGGGCAGTTCACCGCCGCCCGCCACGCCGCCGACGCGATTGCTGACAACCGTGCCCGCGCATGGGCGCTGACCAATCTTGCCACCGCCCTCGCCCGCGCCGGGCACGCACAGGCAGCCGAAGATACCTTTACCGCCGCCCGCCACGCCGCCGACGCGATTGCTGACAACCGTGCCCGCGCAAGGGCGCTGACCAATCTTGCCACCGCCCTCGCCCACGCCGGGCACGCACAGGCAGCCGAAGATACCTTTACCGCCGCCCGCCACGCCGCCGACGCGATTGCTGACAACGCTGCCCGCGCCGAGGCGCTGACCAATCTTGCCACCGCCCTCGCCCACGCCGGGCACGCACAGGCAGCCGAAGATACCTTTACCGCCGCCCGCCACGCCGCCGACGCGATTGCTGACAACGCTGACCGCGCAAGGGCGCTGACCAATCTTGCCACCGCCCTCGCCCACGCCGGGAACGCACAGGCAGCCGAAGATACCTTTACCGCCGCCCGCCACGCCGCCGACGCGATTGCTGACAACGATGACCGCGCCAGGGCGCTGACCAATCTTGCCACCGCCCTCGCCAACACTGACCGCATCGCCGAGGTCGTGTTACTCGTTGCCGAGGTATGGCAAAATGCGCAGACCCGCGCTGAATTGCTACTCTTGTTTGCAATGGCGACAATGTTGCTCCGGGCGTACCCGGAGATCGGGGCCGGTTTTGTGCAGGCGTTTGCGTGGGTCGAAGAAGCGATGCGGCGGGGTATGTAG
- the surE gene encoding 5'/3'-nucleotidase SurE produces the protein MYILVTNDDGYQSPGLAALRAVLSEIGEVAVVAPDRNWSAAGHYRKLFDPLRAWEGTLSDGSPALICDGTPADCVALAILGLLDRKPDLVVSGINLGANLGTDLLYSGTVAAAMEGIVFGVPGLAVSQIRPKDGQWDFRAAQVAVRRLVMLIRERGLPPELLLNLNIPAVTPETLRGIKVSRLGRRVYRDELVVRYDPRGRPYYWIDGAEPEDHCEEGTDIAAISEGYASLTPVQMDLTSHRWLEELRRWEWE, from the coding sequence ATGTACATTCTTGTCACCAACGACGATGGCTACCAAAGTCCGGGGTTAGCGGCATTGCGCGCCGTGTTGAGCGAAATCGGCGAGGTTGCGGTGGTTGCCCCTGACCGCAACTGGAGCGCCGCCGGCCACTACCGCAAACTGTTCGACCCGCTGCGGGCGTGGGAAGGAACGCTGAGCGACGGTTCGCCGGCGCTGATCTGCGACGGCACGCCGGCCGATTGCGTGGCGTTGGCCATTTTGGGCCTCCTCGACCGCAAACCCGATCTGGTCGTGTCGGGGATCAATTTAGGGGCGAACCTCGGCACCGATCTGCTCTATTCTGGTACGGTTGCCGCTGCGATGGAAGGGATCGTGTTTGGTGTGCCAGGGTTGGCGGTGTCGCAAATACGACCAAAGGATGGGCAGTGGGACTTTCGGGCGGCGCAAGTGGCGGTGCGTCGTCTGGTGATGCTGATTCGCGAACGGGGTTTGCCGCCGGAGTTGTTACTGAACCTGAATATTCCGGCGGTGACGCCCGAAACACTGCGTGGGATCAAAGTGAGCCGGCTGGGTCGCCGCGTCTACCGCGACGAGCTAGTCGTGCGCTACGACCCGCGCGGGCGGCCATACTACTGGATTGACGGGGCCGAGCCGGAAGACCACTGTGAAGAGGGCACCGACATCGCAGCGATCAGCGAAGGCTACGCCAGCTTGACACCGGTGCAGATGGACTTGACCAGTCATCGCTGGCTGGAAGAGCTGCGCAGGTGGGAGTGGGAGTAG